CCTTGCAAGGCAGTGTGTATAACTCTTCTTTCCTGTGAGTTCATTGGTTCCAAAACAACACTTCTGCCTCTTTGTTTTGCTTTGTCTGCCAATCTTGTGGCCAGCTTTTGTAAAGTCTCTTCCCGGCGGTGACGATATCCCTCAACATCAAGAATAACTTTCCGTCGCTGTTCTTGATTTTTATTAATAGCTAAATTGACTAAATATTGAAGTGAATCGAGGGTTTCTCCCCTGCGACCAATTAATACCCCTAGGTCCGGTCCTTCTATGGCGACGTTTAACATTTGATCTTGTTCTTTAATATTTACTTCCACAGGAATATCCATGCACTTAAATATACTTTGCAATAATCGATCTGTACGTCTTACCGGATCATCCTTTAGTGTTAATCTAACCTTGGCTGGACGAGATCCAATTAATCCAAATAAACCCTTAGAGGGTTCTGCTGTTACTTCAATAATTACCTCGTCCCGTAACACACCCAATTCTTGAAGACCTAATTCAATGGCTTCATCTATGGATTTAGCGACTTTTTCTACTACCTTCAACTCCGGTTACCCCCTCTTTAAGGTGCAGGGTTTCTTTATTAATTATCCACTGTTGAATTGCTCCTACAGTATTAAAAACTACCCAGTATAGTGCCAAACCTGCAGGCACGGTATGAGCAATCCAACCAATAAATAAGGGCATTGTGTATAGCATTGTTTTTTGGGTTTGATCCTGCGTATTGGTAGTTAATTTGGATTGCAGATATGTAGTAGCAGCTGCCAATAATGCTAAAGGTATATCACCTGTTTTACTCAAAGACTCAACCCAGAAAAAATGCGCATGGTCT
This genomic interval from Desulforamulus reducens MI-1 contains the following:
- the jag gene encoding RNA-binding cell elongation regulator Jag/EloR, yielding MKVVEKVAKSIDEAIELGLQELGVLRDEVIIEVTAEPSKGLFGLIGSRPAKVRLTLKDDPVRRTDRLLQSIFKCMDIPVEVNIKEQDQMLNVAIEGPDLGVLIGRRGETLDSLQYLVNLAINKNQEQRRKVILDVEGYRHRREETLQKLATRLADKAKQRGRSVVLEPMNSQERRVIHTALQGRDDIYTFSEGEEPFRKIIISPKK